The proteins below are encoded in one region of Rhizobium sp. 9140:
- a CDS encoding efflux RND transporter periplasmic adaptor subunit, whose translation MRTNRLTLAAVVISAAFLSACQQEESQAQGQPAPPPSEVAIVTTKTEELPITNELPGRIAATRTAEVRPRVSGIVVARVFEQGTTVQQGDVLYRIDPAPFQVQVDSAEATLARAKAVQNQARITAERQEQLRRSNVATQQNFDDAVAQLAAADADVAIAEAGVASARLNLQYTNVTAPITGRIGRALITEGALVSQNGTENLATIQQLDPVYADFTQTATDVIRLRKALQDGQLMTDANEAAAQLVLDDGTPYPEKGRLLFSEAAVDETTGQITLRGEFANPNGDLLPGMYVRGLIQQGIERNAIAVPQQAIQRDTAGKALVYVVNGESKVEIRPVTTSRVVGDRWVISSGLKADEKVIVEGFQKVGPGAPVKAVDWNPEPPKPEGEAAPAATKPEGEPAGNTAAGAPSAAADKPAAPEGGAKPAQAAPAQAN comes from the coding sequence ATGCGGACCAATCGTCTGACGCTCGCCGCTGTCGTCATCAGTGCGGCTTTTCTGAGTGCCTGCCAGCAGGAGGAGAGCCAGGCGCAAGGTCAGCCGGCACCCCCGCCGTCCGAAGTCGCCATCGTCACGACGAAGACCGAGGAACTGCCGATCACCAACGAGCTTCCGGGCCGAATCGCTGCGACCCGCACGGCGGAAGTTCGCCCGCGCGTCTCCGGCATTGTGGTCGCGCGCGTGTTCGAGCAGGGCACCACGGTGCAGCAGGGCGACGTGCTCTACCGCATCGATCCCGCGCCGTTCCAGGTGCAGGTGGATAGCGCCGAGGCGACGCTCGCCCGGGCAAAGGCGGTGCAGAACCAGGCGCGGATCACGGCCGAGCGGCAGGAGCAGCTGCGCCGCTCGAATGTCGCGACCCAGCAGAATTTCGACGATGCCGTCGCCCAGCTGGCAGCGGCCGATGCCGATGTGGCGATTGCCGAGGCCGGCGTCGCTTCCGCGCGCCTGAACCTGCAATATACCAACGTCACCGCGCCGATCACCGGCCGCATCGGCCGCGCGCTCATCACCGAAGGCGCGCTGGTCAGCCAGAACGGCACCGAGAACCTCGCGACCATCCAGCAGCTCGACCCTGTCTATGCCGACTTCACCCAGACGGCGACCGATGTCATCCGCCTGCGCAAGGCGCTGCAGGACGGCCAGCTGATGACGGATGCCAACGAGGCGGCCGCCCAGCTGGTGCTGGACGACGGGACGCCCTATCCGGAAAAGGGCCGTCTGCTCTTCTCGGAAGCGGCCGTCGACGAGACCACCGGCCAGATCACGCTGCGCGGCGAGTTCGCCAATCCGAACGGCGATCTCCTGCCCGGCATGTATGTGCGCGGCCTGATCCAGCAGGGCATCGAGCGCAATGCCATCGCCGTGCCGCAGCAGGCGATCCAGCGCGATACCGCCGGCAAGGCGCTGGTCTATGTCGTCAATGGCGAGAGCAAGGTCGAGATCCGCCCGGTCACGACGAGCCGCGTCGTCGGCGATCGCTGGGTGATCTCGAGCGGCCTGAAGGCGGATGAGAAGGTCATCGTCGAGGGCTTCCAGAAGGTCGGCCCCGGCGCGCCGGTGAAGGCCGTCGACTGGAACCCCGAGCCGCCGAAGCCCGAAGGCGAAGCGGCACCGGCCGCGACGAAGCCGGAAGGCGAGCCTGCCGGCAACACTGCGGCGGGCGCTCCGTCTGCGGCCGCCGACAAGCCTGCCGCGCCCGAAGGCGGCGCCAAGCCTGCGCAAGCGGCACCTGCACAAGCGAATTAA
- the iolB gene encoding 5-deoxy-glucuronate isomerase, which translates to MPNLLVKPQGSSGLVHDITPESAGWTYVGFQLHRLGPGETISGETGEREVCLVLVAGKARVTVDGEDFGELGERMSPFEGAPFSVYVPKGSTYTVTATTELELGVCSAPGGEGFTAQVIRPDRHPQMTRGKGTNTRYVTNIMPEDDGAANALLVVEVITPGGHTSSYPPHKHDEDNLPAESLLEETYYHRLNPSQGFAMQRVYTDDRALDETMAVENGDVVLVPKGYHPVAAIHGYDLYYLNVMAGPSRAWKFNNAKEHAWLFTGV; encoded by the coding sequence ATGCCGAACCTTCTCGTCAAGCCGCAGGGCAGCAGCGGTCTCGTCCATGACATCACGCCGGAGAGCGCCGGCTGGACCTATGTCGGCTTTCAGCTGCACCGGCTCGGTCCCGGAGAGACGATCTCAGGCGAAACAGGCGAGCGGGAGGTCTGCCTCGTGCTCGTCGCCGGCAAGGCGCGGGTGACGGTCGATGGCGAGGATTTCGGCGAACTCGGCGAGCGGATGAGCCCGTTCGAGGGCGCTCCGTTCTCGGTCTACGTGCCGAAGGGGTCCACCTATACGGTGACGGCGACGACGGAGCTGGAACTCGGGGTCTGCTCGGCGCCGGGCGGCGAAGGGTTCACGGCGCAGGTCATCCGGCCGGACAGGCACCCGCAGATGACGCGCGGCAAGGGTACCAACACCCGCTACGTCACCAATATCATGCCGGAGGACGACGGGGCGGCGAATGCGCTGCTGGTGGTCGAGGTCATCACCCCCGGCGGCCACACCTCGTCCTATCCGCCGCACAAGCACGACGAGGACAACCTGCCGGCCGAAAGCCTGCTCGAGGAAACCTACTACCACCGCCTCAACCCCTCGCAGGGCTTCGCCATGCAGCGCGTCTATACCGACGACCGCGCGCTGGACGAAACCATGGCGGTGGAGAATGGCGACGTCGTGCTGGTGCCGAAAGGCTACCACCCGGTCGCCGCGATCCATGGCTACGATCTTTACTACCTCAACGTCATGGCAGGCCCCTCGCGGGCGTGGAAATTCAACAATGCGAAGGAGCACGCCTGGCTTTTCACGGGCGTGTGA
- the dut gene encoding dUTP diphosphatase: MPDVLGPVLAVIRLAHGEGLALPAYESRGAAGMDLRAAVPADEPLVLAPRTRALVPSGFVFEIPQGFEGQVRPRSGLAFKNGITCLNTPGTIDSDYRGEVKVLMINHGSEPFTITRDMRIAQMIIAPVTQARVVEATEFSQTARGAGGFGSTGV, translated from the coding sequence ATGCCGGACGTTCTCGGTCCCGTTCTCGCCGTCATCCGTCTTGCGCATGGAGAAGGCCTGGCGCTGCCGGCCTATGAGAGCCGCGGTGCGGCCGGCATGGACCTGCGGGCGGCCGTGCCCGCGGACGAGCCGCTGGTGCTGGCGCCGCGGACCCGCGCGCTGGTGCCGAGCGGCTTCGTCTTCGAGATCCCGCAAGGGTTCGAGGGGCAGGTGCGGCCGCGCTCGGGCCTTGCCTTCAAGAACGGCATCACCTGCCTCAACACGCCGGGGACGATCGACAGCGACTATCGCGGCGAGGTGAAGGTGCTGATGATCAACCACGGTTCGGAGCCCTTCACCATCACCCGCGACATGCGCATCGCCCAGATGATCATTGCGCCGGTGACGCAGGCGCGCGTGGTGGAGGCCACGGAATTTTCGCAAACGGCGCGGGGCGCCGGCGGCTTCGGTTCGACCGGCGTCTGA
- a CDS encoding HAD-IA family hydrolase — MSPGPASSSSEAVSPHPTLGKPFSAFLFDMDGTLLNSIAAAERVWGKWAVAHGLDLKTFLPFMHGKRGIDTITQLSLPGVDPVKEAAYITQAEIDDVEGVKPIPGALEFLKTLPADRWAIVTSSPLPLAKARLAKAGITAPKFLVTAEDVTQGKPAPDCYRLGAERVGFDPADCLVFEDVPAGVMAGEAAGADVAVVTTTHEHPMETTHLKIPGYEGLSVEIAADGRLMLVEKSGV; from the coding sequence ATGTCTCCCGGTCCTGCGTCGTCTTCGAGCGAGGCCGTCTCCCCGCATCCCACGCTCGGCAAGCCGTTTTCCGCCTTCCTGTTCGACATGGACGGTACGCTCCTGAACTCCATTGCAGCGGCCGAGCGTGTCTGGGGCAAGTGGGCCGTGGCGCACGGGCTTGACCTCAAGACCTTCCTGCCCTTCATGCATGGCAAGCGGGGCATCGATACGATCACGCAGCTGAGCCTGCCCGGCGTCGATCCGGTCAAGGAGGCAGCCTATATCACCCAGGCCGAGATCGACGATGTCGAAGGCGTCAAGCCGATCCCCGGTGCGCTGGAATTTTTGAAGACGCTGCCGGCCGACCGCTGGGCCATCGTCACCTCCTCGCCGCTGCCGCTGGCAAAGGCGCGTCTTGCCAAGGCCGGCATCACCGCGCCGAAATTTCTGGTGACGGCGGAAGACGTGACGCAGGGCAAGCCGGCGCCGGATTGCTACCGGCTCGGCGCCGAGCGCGTCGGCTTCGATCCTGCTGATTGCCTCGTGTTCGAAGACGTTCCGGCCGGTGTCATGGCCGGCGAGGCGGCGGGCGCCGATGTCGCTGTCGTCACCACGACGCACGAGCATCCGATGGAAACGACGCATCTGAAGATCCCGGGCTATGAAGGACTTTCGGTTGAGATTGCCGCCGACGGACGTCTCATGCTGGTTGAAAAGTCCGGCGTTTAA
- the otsA gene encoding alpha,alpha-trehalose-phosphate synthase (UDP-forming), translated as MSRLIVVSNRVPVPEKSGDAPAGGLAVALQAALEEHGGIWMGWSGKSSGTKEPAALDLKDRGKITYALTDLTDKDVEEYYFGFANRVLWPICHYRLDLAEYGRKEMAGYFRVNRFFAHRLAPMLQPDDVIWIHDYHLIPLAAELRQMGIQNRIGFFLHIPWPPADVLFAMPVHEEIMRGLSHYDLIGFQTDHDLENFAGGLRREGIGNEIKPGRYSAHGRIFKGGTYGIGIETKAFANFARKSASHVMVKKAAASIEGRDLIIGVDRLDYSKGITQRIDAFERFIEASPGQQGKVTYLQVTPKSRSEVPEYEAMQRTVAEQAGRVNGALGTVDWVPIRYINRSISRPILAGLYRMAKVGLVTPLRDGMNLVAKEYVAAQDPENPGVLVLSRFAGAARELDGALLVNPYDIEGTANAIARALSMPLPERQERWGKMMDYLNEHDVVRWCDDFLKDLVA; from the coding sequence TTGAGCCGTCTCATCGTCGTGTCCAACCGGGTGCCGGTGCCGGAAAAATCGGGCGATGCCCCGGCGGGTGGCCTTGCCGTGGCCCTGCAAGCCGCGCTTGAGGAGCATGGCGGCATCTGGATGGGCTGGTCCGGCAAGTCCAGTGGCACGAAGGAGCCGGCAGCGCTCGATCTCAAGGACCGGGGCAAGATCACCTATGCGCTGACCGACCTGACCGACAAGGATGTCGAGGAATATTATTTCGGTTTCGCCAACCGCGTGCTCTGGCCGATCTGCCATTACCGGCTGGATCTCGCCGAATACGGGCGCAAGGAAATGGCCGGCTATTTCCGCGTGAACCGCTTCTTCGCGCATCGGCTGGCGCCGATGTTGCAGCCGGACGACGTGATCTGGATCCATGACTATCATCTGATCCCGCTTGCGGCCGAACTGCGGCAGATGGGCATCCAGAACCGGATCGGGTTCTTCCTTCACATCCCCTGGCCGCCGGCCGACGTGCTCTTCGCCATGCCGGTGCATGAGGAGATCATGCGCGGGCTCTCGCATTACGATCTCATCGGCTTCCAGACGGATCACGATCTGGAGAATTTCGCCGGCGGGCTGCGCCGCGAGGGCATCGGCAACGAGATCAAGCCGGGCCGTTACAGCGCGCATGGCCGCATCTTCAAGGGCGGCACCTATGGCATCGGTATCGAGACGAAGGCGTTCGCGAATTTTGCCCGGAAGAGCGCATCGCATGTGATGGTGAAGAAGGCGGCGGCCAGCATCGAGGGGCGCGACCTGATCATCGGGGTGGACCGGCTCGACTATTCCAAGGGCATCACCCAGCGCATCGACGCCTTCGAGCGCTTCATCGAGGCGAGCCCGGGCCAGCAGGGCAAGGTGACCTATCTACAGGTGACGCCGAAATCCCGTTCCGAAGTGCCGGAATACGAGGCGATGCAGCGCACGGTGGCCGAGCAGGCGGGGCGCGTCAACGGCGCGCTCGGCACGGTCGACTGGGTGCCGATCCGCTATATCAACCGCTCGATCTCGCGGCCGATCCTCGCCGGGCTCTACCGCATGGCGAAGGTGGGGCTGGTCACGCCGCTGCGCGACGGCATGAACCTCGTCGCCAAGGAATACGTCGCGGCGCAGGACCCGGAAAATCCGGGCGTGCTGGTGTTGTCGCGCTTTGCGGGGGCCGCACGCGAACTGGATGGCGCGCTGCTGGTCAACCCCTACGACATCGAGGGTACGGCGAACGCGATTGCGCGCGCGCTGTCCATGCCGCTGCCGGAGCGGCAGGAGCGGTGGGGCAAGATGATGGATTATCTGAACGAGCACGACGTGGTGCGCTGGTGCGACGATTTCCTGAAGGATCTGGTGGCCTGA
- a CDS encoding peptide chain release factor 3, producing MAETLADAVSRRRTFAIIAHPDAGKTTLTEKLLLFGGAIQLAGEVKAKKDRIQTRSDWMKIERERGISVVTSVMTFEYGGNVFNILDTPGHEDFADDTYRTLTAVDAAVMVIDAAKGIEPRTLKLFEVCRMRDIPIITFINKMDRESRDPFEILDEVEEKLALDTAPITWPIGRSKSFCGSYYLAENTVRAADTQVEALKVNGPQAVADRLPENERAAFIEETELAIEACRPFDRQAFLEGHMTPVFFGSALRNYGVRDLIDALGAMAPPPRDQVADIRTVHASEDRMTAFVFKIQANMDPNHRDRIAFARICSGKLERGMKARLARTGKQLGLTAPQFFFASQRQLADTAYAGDVVGIPNHGTLRIGDTLTEGENLVFQGVPNFSPEILRRVRLEDAMKAKKLKEALQQMAEEGVVQLFSPEDGSPAIVGVVGALQLDVLKERLQGEYGLPVSFEMARFSICRWVSSSEPGELDRFITARRGDIARDLDGDPVFLAQDGFSLNYEAERWKAIKMVAIKEYHVAKAA from the coding sequence ATGGCTGAAACGCTTGCCGATGCGGTCTCCCGCCGCCGAACCTTCGCGATCATCGCACACCCCGACGCGGGCAAGACGACGCTGACCGAAAAGCTGCTGCTGTTCGGCGGCGCGATCCAGCTGGCGGGCGAGGTCAAGGCGAAGAAGGACCGTATCCAGACGCGGTCGGACTGGATGAAGATCGAGCGCGAGCGCGGCATCTCGGTCGTCACCTCCGTCATGACCTTCGAATATGGCGGCAATGTCTTCAACATCCTCGATACGCCCGGCCACGAGGACTTCGCCGACGACACCTATCGCACGCTGACGGCGGTGGATGCCGCCGTGATGGTGATCGACGCCGCCAAGGGCATCGAGCCGCGGACGCTGAAGCTGTTCGAGGTCTGCCGCATGCGCGACATCCCGATCATCACCTTCATCAACAAGATGGACCGGGAAAGCCGCGACCCGTTCGAGATCCTCGACGAGGTCGAGGAGAAGCTGGCGCTCGACACGGCGCCGATCACCTGGCCCATCGGCCGGTCGAAGAGCTTCTGCGGCTCCTATTATCTAGCCGAAAACACGGTGCGCGCCGCCGATACGCAGGTCGAGGCGCTGAAGGTCAACGGCCCGCAGGCCGTCGCCGACCGGCTGCCGGAAAACGAGCGCGCCGCCTTCATCGAGGAGACCGAACTCGCCATCGAGGCCTGCCGGCCGTTCGACAGGCAGGCCTTTCTCGAAGGCCACATGACGCCGGTGTTCTTCGGCTCGGCGCTGCGCAATTACGGCGTGCGCGACCTCATCGATGCGCTGGGCGCCATGGCCCCGCCGCCGCGCGATCAGGTGGCCGACATCCGCACGGTGCATGCGAGCGAGGACAGGATGACGGCCTTCGTCTTCAAGATCCAGGCCAATATGGACCCCAACCACCGCGACCGCATCGCCTTTGCGCGCATCTGCTCGGGCAAGCTGGAGCGCGGCATGAAGGCAAGGCTCGCCCGCACCGGCAAGCAACTCGGCCTCACGGCGCCGCAGTTCTTCTTCGCCTCGCAGCGCCAGCTTGCCGATACGGCTTATGCCGGCGACGTGGTCGGCATTCCCAACCACGGCACGCTGCGCATCGGCGACACGCTGACGGAGGGCGAGAACCTCGTCTTCCAGGGCGTGCCGAACTTCTCGCCGGAAATCTTGCGCCGCGTGCGGCTGGAGGATGCCATGAAGGCGAAGAAGCTCAAGGAAGCCTTGCAGCAGATGGCCGAAGAGGGCGTCGTGCAGCTGTTTTCGCCCGAGGACGGCTCGCCCGCCATCGTCGGCGTCGTCGGCGCGCTCCAACTCGACGTTCTCAAGGAGCGCCTGCAAGGCGAATACGGCCTTCCCGTCTCGTTCGAAATGGCCCGCTTCTCGATCTGCCGCTGGGTCTCCTCCAGCGAGCCCGGCGAACTCGACCGCTTCATCACCGCCCGTCGCGGCGACATCGCCCGCGACCTCGATGGCGATCCGGTGTTCCTCGCCCAGGACGGCTTTTCGCTCAATTACGAGGCGGAACGCTGGAAGGCGATCAAGATGGTCGCCATCAAGGAATATCACGTCGCCAAGGCGGCGTGA
- a CDS encoding efflux RND transporter permease subunit: MPSFFIDRPIFAWVVALFIMIAGIIAIPFLPIAQYPSVAPPQISISANYPGASSTETYQGVTQLIENELNGIDGLQYFESTSNAAGSVSINVTFAPGTDPGDAAVDVQNRVRRVEPRLPDAVTQQGIQVDEAGSGFLLIISLTSTDGSMDAIGLGDYLSRNVLNEVQRIEGVGQAQLFSSERSMRVWIDPDKMVGLNLTAGDVTSAIQAQNAQIAAGSIGAQPNPITQQVSAPVLVKGQLSSPEEFGAIVLRANPDGSAVRLRDVARIEVGGQSYDTSTRLNGKPSAAIAVQLTPTGNALNTATLIEERMEELKGYFPTGVEYSIPYNTAPFVEVSIEKVLHTLLEAIALVFLVMFLFLQNIRYTLIPTIVVPVALLGTCAIIYAAGFSINVLTMFAMVLAIGILVDDAIIVVENVERIMTEEGLTPKEATRKAMGQITGAVIGITLVLSAVFIPMAFFPGSVGVIYQQFSLTMVTSILFSAFLALSLTPALAGSFLKQIPKGQHQQKRGFFGMFNRGFDKTSHGYSGWVAWMIKRSGRFMLVYLVIVAAMGYLFMRLPSAFLPNEDQGYIIVSMQLPSEATANRTTEVIQQVEGFFGKEGAVDRIIAVNGFSFSGSGQNAALAFITLKDWADRGADDAASSIAMRASIAFSQIRDAIAFALSPPPIQGLGTSNGFEFRLQDRAGQGDTALAAARDQLLGLAAQSPILAGVRVDGLPDVAQLNLIVDREKANTFGVAFADINATISTNLGSTYVNDFPNSGRLQRVTVQADVTKRTKPSDLLTLNVRNTNGGMVPLSAFSSIEWQMGPAQTVGYNGYPSIRISGQATPGHSSGEAIAEMERLMGELPSGFAYEWSGQSREEIQSGSQAPLLIGLSCLLIFLCLAALYESWSIPISVMLVVPLGIIGAVIAITLRDLSNDVYFKVGLITIMGLSAKNAILIIEFAKEQMEAGKSLMDATIEAAHLRFRPILMTSLAFTLGVVPLAIASGASAASQNAIGTGVLGGMISATILAVFFVPVFFVFVMKIFQRGKKNEQTTPASGHGSGRDAGHTAGTTPAE, encoded by the coding sequence ATGCCCAGTTTCTTTATCGACCGGCCCATTTTCGCCTGGGTCGTCGCCCTCTTCATCATGATTGCCGGGATCATCGCGATCCCCTTCCTGCCGATCGCGCAGTATCCGAGCGTCGCGCCGCCGCAGATCAGCATCTCCGCCAATTATCCCGGTGCGTCTTCCACCGAGACGTATCAGGGCGTGACGCAGCTGATCGAGAACGAGCTGAACGGCATCGACGGTCTCCAGTATTTCGAGTCCACGTCGAACGCCGCCGGCTCCGTCTCCATCAACGTCACCTTCGCACCGGGCACCGATCCGGGCGATGCGGCCGTGGACGTGCAGAACCGCGTTCGCCGCGTCGAGCCGCGCCTGCCGGATGCGGTTACGCAGCAGGGTATCCAGGTCGATGAAGCCGGCTCCGGCTTCCTCCTGATCATCTCGCTCACCTCCACCGACGGTTCGATGGACGCCATCGGTCTCGGCGACTATCTCAGCCGCAACGTGCTGAACGAAGTCCAGCGCATCGAGGGCGTCGGCCAGGCGCAGCTGTTCTCCTCCGAGCGCTCCATGCGTGTGTGGATCGACCCCGACAAGATGGTCGGCCTGAACCTGACGGCTGGCGACGTGACCAGCGCCATCCAGGCGCAGAACGCCCAGATCGCTGCCGGCTCCATCGGCGCCCAGCCGAACCCCATCACCCAGCAGGTCTCGGCCCCGGTTCTCGTCAAGGGCCAGCTGTCCTCGCCGGAAGAGTTCGGTGCGATCGTTCTGCGCGCCAATCCCGACGGTTCGGCCGTGCGCCTGCGCGACGTCGCCCGCATCGAGGTCGGTGGCCAGAGCTATGACACCTCGACCCGCCTCAACGGTAAGCCTTCGGCCGCCATCGCCGTGCAGCTGACCCCGACCGGCAACGCGCTCAACACCGCGACGCTGATCGAGGAACGGATGGAGGAGCTGAAAGGCTATTTCCCGACAGGCGTCGAATATTCCATTCCCTACAACACCGCGCCTTTCGTCGAGGTCTCGATCGAAAAGGTGCTGCACACGCTGCTCGAAGCCATCGCGCTGGTCTTCCTCGTGATGTTCCTGTTCCTCCAGAACATCCGCTACACGCTGATCCCGACCATCGTCGTTCCCGTCGCCCTTCTCGGCACCTGCGCCATCATCTATGCGGCAGGGTTCTCCATCAACGTGCTGACCATGTTCGCCATGGTGCTGGCCATCGGCATTCTCGTCGACGACGCCATCATCGTGGTCGAGAACGTCGAGCGCATCATGACGGAAGAGGGGCTGACGCCGAAGGAGGCGACGCGCAAGGCGATGGGCCAGATCACCGGCGCCGTCATCGGCATCACGCTGGTTCTCTCCGCCGTGTTCATTCCCATGGCCTTCTTCCCAGGCTCGGTCGGCGTCATCTACCAGCAGTTCTCGCTGACCATGGTGACCTCGATCCTGTTCTCCGCCTTCCTGGCCCTGTCGCTGACCCCCGCGCTTGCCGGCAGCTTCCTCAAACAGATCCCGAAGGGCCAGCACCAGCAGAAGCGCGGCTTCTTCGGCATGTTCAACCGTGGCTTCGACAAGACCTCGCACGGCTATAGCGGCTGGGTCGCCTGGATGATCAAGCGGTCGGGCCGCTTCATGCTCGTCTATCTCGTGATCGTCGCGGCCATGGGCTACCTGTTCATGCGCCTCCCCTCGGCCTTCCTGCCGAACGAAGACCAGGGCTACATCATCGTCTCCATGCAGCTTCCCTCGGAAGCCACCGCCAACCGGACGACCGAGGTCATCCAGCAGGTGGAAGGCTTCTTCGGCAAGGAAGGCGCGGTGGACCGCATCATCGCCGTCAACGGCTTCTCCTTCTCGGGCTCCGGCCAGAACGCCGCGCTCGCCTTCATCACGCTCAAGGATTGGGCGGATCGCGGTGCCGACGATGCGGCGTCCTCGATCGCCATGCGGGCCTCCATCGCCTTCAGCCAGATCCGCGACGCGATCGCCTTCGCGCTGTCGCCGCCGCCGATCCAGGGGCTTGGCACCAGCAACGGATTCGAGTTCCGCCTTCAGGACCGTGCGGGCCAGGGCGATACGGCGCTGGCCGCCGCCCGGGACCAGCTGCTCGGCCTTGCCGCGCAGAGCCCGATCCTTGCCGGCGTCCGCGTGGACGGCCTGCCGGATGTCGCCCAGCTCAACCTGATCGTGGACCGCGAGAAGGCCAACACCTTCGGTGTCGCCTTTGCCGATATCAACGCGACCATCTCGACCAATCTCGGCTCCACCTATGTCAACGACTTCCCGAATTCGGGCCGTCTGCAACGCGTGACCGTGCAGGCCGACGTGACCAAGCGCACCAAGCCCTCCGACCTGCTGACGCTGAACGTGCGCAACACGAATGGCGGCATGGTGCCTCTCTCGGCCTTCTCGTCCATCGAGTGGCAGATGGGGCCGGCGCAGACCGTCGGTTACAACGGCTATCCCTCCATCCGCATTTCGGGCCAGGCGACGCCGGGCCATTCCTCGGGCGAGGCGATCGCGGAGATGGAACGGCTGATGGGCGAACTGCCCTCGGGTTTTGCCTATGAGTGGTCCGGCCAGTCGCGCGAGGAAATCCAGTCGGGATCGCAGGCACCGCTTCTCATCGGGCTCTCCTGCCTGCTGATCTTCCTCTGCCTGGCTGCGCTCTACGAAAGCTGGTCGATCCCGATCTCGGTCATGCTGGTGGTTCCCTTGGGGATCATCGGCGCGGTCATTGCCATCACGTTGCGCGACCTCTCCAACGACGTCTACTTCAAGGTGGGTCTGATCACGATCATGGGCCTGTCGGCCAAGAACGCGATCCTGATCATCGAGTTCGCCAAGGAGCAGATGGAGGCCGGCAAGTCGCTGATGGATGCGACGATCGAGGCGGCGCACCTGCGTTTCCGCCCGATCCTTATGACCTCGCTCGCCTTCACGCTCGGCGTCGTGCCGCTCGCCATTGCCAGTGGTGCTTCGGCCGCCAGCCAGAACGCGATCGGCACCGGGGTTCTCGGCGGCATGATCTCTGCGACCATCCTCGCAGTCTTCTTCGTGCCGGTCTTCTTCGTCTTCGTCATGAAGATCTTTCAGCGCGGCAAGAAGAACGAGCAGACGACACCGGCTTCCGGCCATGGTTCTGGCCGCGATGCCGGCCACACCGCCGGCACCACACCGGCCGAGTGA
- the otsB gene encoding trehalose-phosphatase gives MPNDTHTLLTPDPGVTTGGKEPLPDVPADVSADVFGRIAAEPDDWALFLDIDGTLVDLAETPDAIVVPPDLPATLMSLSNRLGGALALVTGRALHYADVLFDPATFPIAGLHGAELRDQTGTITRPDITPAFVTLKNELAKTVKDWDGVLFEDKGAAVALHYRLAPERCADVEHIMRRASVAIGGDWGLQFGKMVVELRPSTASKGAAVMTFLSQPPFEGRKPLAIGDDVTDEAMFKVANAAGGMSLRVGAPGFETQAQAIIGSAEAVRNALTALARAGKP, from the coding sequence ATGCCAAACGACACCCACACGCTTCTCACACCGGATCCGGGCGTCACGACGGGCGGGAAAGAGCCGCTGCCCGACGTGCCAGCTGACGTCTCGGCCGACGTCTTCGGGCGCATTGCCGCAGAGCCGGACGACTGGGCGCTGTTTCTCGACATCGACGGCACGCTGGTCGATCTGGCGGAAACGCCGGATGCGATCGTCGTTCCCCCCGATCTGCCCGCAACGCTCATGTCGCTCTCCAACCGTCTCGGCGGTGCGCTCGCGCTCGTCACCGGGCGGGCGCTGCATTATGCCGACGTGCTGTTCGATCCCGCGACCTTCCCGATCGCCGGCCTTCATGGCGCCGAACTGCGCGACCAGACCGGTACGATCACGCGTCCAGACATCACGCCTGCCTTTGTCACGCTGAAGAACGAACTCGCCAAGACGGTCAAGGACTGGGATGGCGTGCTGTTCGAGGACAAGGGCGCCGCCGTGGCGCTGCATTACCGGCTGGCGCCGGAGCGCTGCGCCGATGTCGAGCACATCATGCGGCGCGCCTCGGTTGCCATCGGCGGCGACTGGGGCCTGCAATTCGGCAAGATGGTCGTGGAGCTTCGCCCTTCGACGGCAAGCAAGGGCGCCGCCGTCATGACCTTCCTGTCGCAGCCGCCCTTCGAGGGGCGCAAGCCGCTCGCCATCGGCGATGACGTGACGGACGAGGCCATGTTCAAGGTGGCGAATGCCGCAGGCGGGATGTCGCTCAGGGTCGGTGCGCCGGGTTTCGAAACGCAGGCGCAGGCCATCATCGGCTCGGCCGAGGCGGTGCGCAACGCACTGACGGCGCTGGCCCGCGCGGGCAAGCCGTGA